A region of Lycium barbarum isolate Lr01 chromosome 1, ASM1917538v2, whole genome shotgun sequence DNA encodes the following proteins:
- the LOC132640818 gene encoding uncharacterized protein LOC132640818 isoform X1: MVKVTISLTIDITIVNSWNSHASALANLGAKSSITKLLTWITDPLSPGILRFDCSPQLGSGSPSEFGQKSFFLADVVNAITQELCSNTLECVINRLKMAAQNFLSLETSGRSSQDRRDVMIKLHCIFQDNHIFITRLIILSLIDYICDKT; the protein is encoded by the exons ATGGTGAAG GTGACGATATCCTTAACTATTGATATTACTATTGTAAATTCTTGGAACTCGCATGCTTCAGCTTTGGCTAATTTAGGAGCCAAATCATCAATAACCAAACTTCTAACCTGGATCACGGATCCATTAAG CCCAGGTATCCTAAGATTTGATTGCTCCCCTCAATTGGGAAGTGGCAGCCCTTCCGAATTTGGACAAAAATCTTTTTTCCTTGCTGATGTGGTTAATGCAATAACTCAG GAGTTGTGTAGCAATACTCTTGAGTGTGTCATCAATAGGTTGAAAATGGCAGCTCAAAATTTTCTTTCGCTCGAAACAAGTGGAAGGAGCTCACAAGATAGGAGAGACGTTATGATTAAATTACATTGTATTTTTCAAGATAATCACATTTTTATCACAAGACTTATTATTTTGTCATTAATTGATTATATTTGTGATAAAACATAG
- the LOC132640818 gene encoding uncharacterized protein LOC132640818 isoform X2: protein MKLTKYHYFISILRGKIIIALRATTFLVKLEKSPGILRFDCSPQLGSGSPSEFGQKSFFLADVVNAITQELCSNTLECVINRLKMAAQNFLSLETSGRSSQDRRDVMIKLHCIFQDNHIFITRLIILSLIDYICDKT from the exons ATGAAGTTGACTAAATACCATTATTTCATCTCCATACTTAGAGGAAAGATAATCATAGCTCTAAGAGCTACCACATTCTTGGTGAAACTAGAAAAAAG CCCAGGTATCCTAAGATTTGATTGCTCCCCTCAATTGGGAAGTGGCAGCCCTTCCGAATTTGGACAAAAATCTTTTTTCCTTGCTGATGTGGTTAATGCAATAACTCAG GAGTTGTGTAGCAATACTCTTGAGTGTGTCATCAATAGGTTGAAAATGGCAGCTCAAAATTTTCTTTCGCTCGAAACAAGTGGAAGGAGCTCACAAGATAGGAGAGACGTTATGATTAAATTACATTGTATTTTTCAAGATAATCACATTTTTATCACAAGACTTATTATTTTGTCATTAATTGATTATATTTGTGATAAAACATAG